A section of the Chryseobacterium ginsenosidimutans genome encodes:
- a CDS encoding SRPBCC family protein, with translation MESNIIFNKDFDSNSVYIMKIYNAEVSKVWDYFTKSELLDQWWAPKPWKCETKKQDFEEGGIWLYSMIGPEGERHYAQVKYGEISEHRSFDGIDTFCDENGNVNPDFPEAKWLFGFTGVQEGTKVTVNIHFPTSEAMKGLIDMGFEEGFKMGLSQLEEILKNQ, from the coding sequence ATGGAATCTAATATCATTTTTAACAAAGATTTTGATTCGAACAGTGTTTACATAATGAAAATATATAACGCTGAAGTTTCAAAAGTATGGGATTATTTTACAAAATCAGAATTACTTGACCAATGGTGGGCTCCAAAACCCTGGAAATGCGAAACCAAAAAACAAGATTTTGAAGAAGGAGGAATTTGGTTGTACTCAATGATTGGTCCGGAAGGAGAAAGACATTATGCTCAGGTAAAGTATGGTGAAATCTCGGAACACAGAAGCTTTGACGGGATTGATACTTTCTGCGATGAAAACGGTAACGTTAATCCAGATTTTCCTGAGGCAAAATGGTTATTTGGTTTTACGGGAGTTCAAGAAGGAACAAAAGTAACTGTAAATATTCATTTTCCTACAAGTGAAGCTATGAAAGGACTGATTGATATGGGTTTTGAGGAAGGTTTTAAAATGGGACTGAGTCAATTAGAAGAAATTTTGAAAAATCAATAA
- a CDS encoding sensor histidine kinase translates to MNNKFIPIISVFMTISLIVFVTLQFYWLKRYYGALDQDFSSKVYSALENTSKIIGEVEVDKYMNEDNKDFRSNILANSSQPSLTTIQQVEDSGTQRQIVYSKNIIEKNQLPLSQKGDTLKLTTLYSDEAAYKIKRDTTSRELLTADLNRDIENGDYAMKEFVKVNGSNLPITKRVNEKILDSVITKELRIRGISATFGYGITDKNNKLTSVVNKLYKEKKDNNTYNYPLFTDSKERTLYSLALVFPKKEYSLAMNNWPMLLGTFLSLLTILGIYIISINYMMRQKKLAEVKTDFINNMSHEFKTPLATISVATDSLANDKIATNPDKVKYYSNLIKQENLRMKKQVENVLNMSKLERNEVRLFLKEANVRELIRKTTESFNLIVQQRNGTLKQEFNASNYTFKIDEFHISNMLVNLLDNANKYSPEAPEISIKTSNEGNWYVIEISDKGMGMETQNKTKIFEKFFREETGNIHNVKGQGLGLSYVKKIVELHKGQIIVDSHKDQGSTFTIKLPMS, encoded by the coding sequence ATGAATAATAAATTCATCCCAATAATCTCGGTGTTTATGACGATCTCATTGATTGTCTTCGTCACGCTCCAATTTTATTGGCTGAAGCGTTATTACGGTGCTTTGGATCAAGACTTTTCTTCCAAAGTATATTCTGCTTTGGAAAACACCTCAAAAATCATTGGCGAAGTTGAAGTTGATAAATACATGAATGAAGACAATAAAGATTTCAGATCAAATATTCTTGCCAACAGCAGCCAGCCGTCTTTAACAACAATCCAGCAGGTAGAAGATTCTGGCACGCAGAGACAGATTGTTTATTCAAAAAATATTATTGAAAAAAATCAGCTTCCACTTTCTCAAAAAGGAGATACTTTAAAATTAACAACTTTATATTCCGATGAAGCCGCTTACAAAATAAAAAGGGACACTACAAGCCGTGAGCTTTTAACAGCAGATCTTAACCGAGATATCGAGAATGGAGACTATGCTATGAAAGAATTTGTGAAGGTTAATGGAAGTAATCTACCGATCACAAAAAGAGTCAACGAAAAGATTCTGGATTCCGTTATCACCAAAGAATTGAGGATAAGAGGAATTTCCGCAACATTCGGATACGGAATTACAGATAAAAACAATAAGCTTACAAGCGTTGTCAACAAGCTTTACAAAGAGAAAAAAGACAATAATACTTACAATTATCCTCTTTTTACAGATTCCAAAGAAAGAACTTTATACAGCCTGGCGTTGGTTTTTCCGAAAAAAGAATATTCTTTAGCGATGAATAACTGGCCGATGCTTTTGGGAACATTTCTTTCGCTACTGACAATTTTGGGAATTTATATTATTTCCATTAATTATATGATGAGGCAGAAAAAACTGGCGGAAGTGAAAACAGATTTCATCAATAACATGTCACATGAGTTTAAGACTCCGTTGGCAACGATTTCCGTGGCAACAGATTCCTTAGCGAATGACAAGATTGCAACCAATCCTGATAAGGTTAAATATTATTCAAACCTCATCAAACAGGAAAATCTCAGGATGAAAAAACAGGTGGAGAATGTATTGAACATGTCCAAGCTTGAAAGAAATGAAGTGAGGTTATTCTTAAAAGAAGCCAATGTGAGAGAGCTGATTCGAAAAACAACAGAATCTTTCAATCTGATTGTGCAGCAAAGAAACGGAACTCTTAAACAGGAATTTAATGCCTCGAATTACACCTTTAAAATAGATGAATTCCACATTTCAAATATGCTTGTGAATCTATTGGACAATGCCAACAAATATTCGCCGGAAGCACCTGAAATAAGCATTAAAACCAGTAATGAGGGAAATTGGTACGTTATCGAAATTTCAGACAAAGGAATGGGAATGGAAACGCAGAATAAAACCAAAATTTTCGAGAAATTCTTTAGAGAAGAAACCGGAAATATCCATAACGTAAAAGGGCAAGGTTTAGGGCTTTCTTACGTTAAAAAAATTGTAGAACTTCATAAAGGTCAGATCATTGTAGACTCTCATAAAGATCAGGGAAGTACGTTTACGATAAAACTGCCGATGAGTTAA
- a CDS encoding response regulator transcription factor, translated as MSNRILLVEDDQSFGAVLKDYLTINNFEVNLATDGEQGLKEFTENEFDICIFDVMMPKKDGFSLAEDVKKIDKNTPIIFLTARNMREDILKGYQLGADDYITKPFDTELLLYKIKAILQRSSTLENEEQEQFKISNIFFDSMLRQLRVGDNEYKLSPKENELLKLLCIHRNDFMPRDLALRKIWKKENYFTARSMDVYIAKLRKLLKDDEGLEIINVHGEGFRLLVKN; from the coding sequence ATGAGCAACAGAATATTATTAGTAGAAGACGACCAAAGTTTCGGGGCAGTGTTGAAGGATTATTTAACGATAAATAATTTTGAAGTTAATCTTGCCACAGACGGTGAACAGGGTTTAAAAGAATTTACAGAAAATGAATTTGACATCTGTATTTTTGACGTGATGATGCCTAAAAAAGATGGATTTTCATTAGCGGAAGACGTAAAAAAGATTGACAAGAACACACCAATCATTTTCTTGACAGCAAGAAATATGAGAGAAGATATTTTAAAAGGATATCAGTTAGGAGCAGATGACTACATCACAAAACCATTTGATACTGAGCTACTTTTATATAAAATAAAGGCTATTCTACAGAGAAGTTCCACATTGGAAAATGAAGAGCAGGAACAGTTCAAGATCAGTAATATTTTCTTCGATTCTATGTTGAGACAATTGAGAGTTGGTGATAACGAATACAAACTTTCTCCAAAAGAAAACGAATTATTAAAACTTCTTTGTATCCACAGAAATGATTTTATGCCAAGAGATTTGGCTTTAAGAAAAATCTGGAAGAAAGAAAACTACTTCACTGCAAGAAGTATGGACGTTTATATCGCAAAGCTTCGTAAATTATTAAAAGATGACGAAGGATTGGAGATCATCAACGTTCACGGAGAAGGATTTAGGCTTTTAGTTAAGAATTAA